GCGGACCATTTCCCGGTTAATATTCACGCCATCAACAAACACATGGCCCACAGTGCGCCCGCAGCGGTCAACGTTCTCTACCACGACTCGCGCTTGCTTCCCAAACGCCAAGCTAGAGAGAGCTTGCCGCGCTCGGTTGCTGTAGGGCTGGCGTTTTTCGGGGGTGTCGATTTCAGCCAAGCGGACTTTCACTTGCAGGTTACCGGCAGCTAGAAGTTTGAGGGTGTGGCCATCTGATATCCCCACCACGCGCCCGGTATAGTCGGCGCTTGCCGCCAGGGGGAGAAGAAAGAATAAGAGAATTAGTTTATTCATGTTTTACAGCTCCTTGGGGGAAAAGGGCAAAAATCGCCCTTTCAGACAAAAGAACCCCCCGCCAGGGGTACCCGTAGCGGGGGTGGTGGGCGGCTAGCGGCCTCTTTGCGCTAGCTCCAATTCACTACGAACATAAGCCGTCCTCTTAAAAGTCTTGGCGAACCGCTCGACAGCTTCCCGGCTTCTAAACCGGCCAAGCTCTTCTCTGCCACTCTGGTAGGCTGTGTTGGTTCCGAATACGTAATAAATCATGATTTAGCTTTCCGCGATTACCACGGCGGGCAATAAATACTTTGCCAGCGATTAAAGAGTAAAATTCGATCAGCCATAATTGACTCCTGGTTAGTCAGTTTTTGGCTAGGCTCTAGCTGGTATTTGCGGTACTGGCTAGGGGTGTTTTTGCTGCTCACTCAGCAAGTATTTAAGGGTATCCGGATCTAGTGTGTAACGCCACGCATTCCTCAGCGTGACAACGATCCAGTAAACCGGAACTAGGTGTGTATATTCTCTGGTTCATCTAAACCTATCAGAGTTCACACCCAAGTCGAAGGTACGACGAATGATCGGTACAAGGAGCTGACACATGGCCATCAGTCAGGCACGCATTATCGAATCACTGGAGCAGGCTTGCTCCAACCTCAATCCTGATGAGTTCATTTTTTCCTTCCTCGATGCGTATGGCTTTCCCAAGAGCACCATTACCCGGCTGCGCAAGGGTGGTGACAGCCGCAACGTGGCGGAAGGTGATGACATTGGTCTGAAGAAAAAGCTCTACTTCCGTGCTGTCTCAAAGGGTGCGGATCTCGATGCTGAGGTTGAATCGCTCAAGGCAAGCGAGGTGATCGCTCGCAATGACATCCGTTTCGTGATCGTGACCGATTTCGAAAGTCTGGCGGCATTCGATCTCAAGGCTGAGGAGCGTCTCGAAACCACCATGGATGAGCTGGACAAGCAGTACGCTTTCTTCCTGCCGCTGGCCGGATATGAGAAGGCTGTCATGTACTCTGAGCATCCGGCAGACGTAAAAGCTTCAGAGAAGATGGGCCAGCTGTTCGACCTAATTCGTGAACGTAATGACCTTTCCAAACCGGAGGACATTCATGCATTGAACGTCTTCCTGACGCGCCTGCTGTTCTGCTTCTATGCCGAGGACACTGGCATTTTTGAGCAGGGCCAGATGACTTCAGCGATCCAGTCCTGCACTCAGGAGGATGGTTCGGGTGTGGATCAGTTCTTCACCGACCTGTTCACAGTGCTGAACCTGGAACCAGACGCACCTGAGCGCAAGGACATGCCCGCCCATTTCCAGGCGTTCCCCTATGTGAACGGCGGCCTGCTCCGTGATGATGAGCCTATCCCTGAGTTTGGACGCAAAGCACGTCGAATTCTGCTGGATTGTGGCTCTCTCAACTGGTCCGCGATTAACCCGGACATTTTTGGTTCTATGTTCCAGGCGGTTATTGATGAGGAGCAGCGTGGCAACCTGGGACAGCACTATACCTCCGTATCGAACATCATGAAGGTGATCCAGCCGCTGTTCCTCGACAAGCTGTATGCCGAGCTTGAAAAGTCCCGCAAGCGTGATCGCAAGCTGAAAGAACTACTGATACGCCTTCAGAACCTACGTGTCTTTGACCCCGCCTGTGGTTCAGGCAACTTCCTGATCATTGCGTACAAGGAGCTGCGCAAGCTGGAGATGGAAGTGATCGATGCTCTGAACGCGATATCCGATCAGGCTGAGATGTACTATTCCGGTATCCGCCTCTCCCAGTTCTACGGCATTGAAATTGACGATTTCGCCCATGAAGTCGCTACTCTTTCTCTGTGGTTGGCCGAACACCAAATGAATATGGCGTTTAAGGCTAAGTTTGGCTATGCCGAGGCGGCACTTCCGCTGCGGGATTCAGGCGATATCGTGTGTGGTAATGCGTTGCGCCTAGATTGGGAAGAAGTGTGCCCACCGGCTGATGGTAGTGGTAATCCTCGTGAAATCTATATCTGTGGTAATCCGCCTTTTTTAGGGACAACGGAGCGCAGTAAAGAGCAGTCGGCTGATATGAAGCATGTATTTTCATCTTTTAAGTCCATAGGCTATCTCGACATCGTAGCCGCCTGGTTTTGGAAAGGGGCGAACTTTATCAAGGGGAGAAGAGCAAAATGTGCGCTGGTGTCCACGAACTCTATCAGCCAAGGCGACCAAACCTCCTTGTTATGGCCGCCGATTTTTGAGCTGGGAGTTTCGATTGATTTCTGCTACCAGACATTTACGTGGAGTAACAACGCGAAGAATAAAGCCGCGGTCCATGTTGTCATCATTGGATTAAAGAATAACGAAGACACGTCTACGGTGCCACGAATATTTGAGACGTCCAGGGAGAAAACGACTGTACTGAAAGTAGATAACATCAGCCCATATCTAGTCCCCGGCCCAAATTTAGCGGTATATCCACGCACAAAGCCAATCGGTCCAGTCAGTAAAATGATTTTTGGCAACAAACCAACAGACGGTGGCCACCTATACGTTACGCTAGAGGAACGTGATGAATTTATAGAAAAATACCCTCACTATGCCCACTGGATACGAAAAGTTCTGGGTTCAAAAGAGTTTATTAACGGGGGAGAGCGTTGGTGCTTCTGGCTGGCCCACATTCCGCTAGAGGATGTCATGAATGTTCCAGAAATGGTTTCTCGTGTAGAGAAAATTCGTGATCTCAGGATCAAAGCTGGACATCCAGCCGCTCTTAAAGGTGCTGAGCGCCCTCACACATTTCTTCAGTTGGCTCAACCATTGAAGGGCAATTACTTACTGGTTCCTCGTGTTTCTTCAGAGCGACGTAGCTATGTTCCTATGGGATTTTATGGTGTTGATACCATATCTAGCGACGCGAACCAGATGGTTCCAAACGCCACTCCCTACGAATTCGGCATCCTTACATCCGAAATGCATAATGATTGGATGCGTACCGTTGCTGGCCGCCTGAAAAGCGACTACCGCTATTCAGCCACACTGGTCTACAACACCTTCCCCTGGCCTGAAGTGACCGATGAGCAACGCAAGCACATCGAAGAGTTGGCCGAGGAGATCCTACTGATCCGCGAGGACTACCCCGACAAGTCGCTGGCTGACCTCTACGATCCGGACAAAATGCCTGCTCCGCTTCGTGAGGCCCACAAATCTCTGGACCGTGCTGTTGAAAAACTATACCGAGACAAACCTTTCAGGGATGCACCAGAGCGTCTGGAGCACCTGTTTGCCCGTTATGAAAAATTGATTGCCGAAGAGAAGGCAAAAGCACCCGCCAAAAAGAAAGCCACAAGGAGTAAGTGATCATGGCTGATCTGTTGACCGTTCAATACAAGCAAACTGGCAGGAGTTCTAACCTGAATGCGATGGGCATGCGTGAAATGCAGGCCCGTGCCTATGAGGCCCGTGATGCCCAATATCTGCTGCTGAAGGCACCGCCGGCCTCCGGTAAGTCTCGCGCCCTGATGTTCCTAGGACTGGATAAGTTGCATAACCAGGGGCTGAAGAAAGTCATCGTGGCCGTGCCGGAAATGAGCATCGGCGCTTCATTCAAGGACACCCACCTGACCAGTAGTGGCTTCTTTACCGATTGGGCCGTGCAGCCGAGCTATAACCTCTGTGTGCCTGGTGGTGAAACGCAGAAGGTGAAAGCCTTTGTTCGCTTCATGTCCGACCCGGATGCCAATGTGCTGGTATGTACCCATGCCACGCTGCGCTTTGCCTACCAGGAGCTGAAACCGGCTGATTTCAATGACGCCCTGTTGGCGATTGACGAGTTCCACCACACCTCAGCCGATGGTGAGAACCGTCTGGGTGGTCTGATAGATGGTGTGATGGCCGGCTCTAACGCCCACATCGTTGCCATGACAGGTTCCTATTTCCGGGGCGATGCGGTACCTATCCTGCTGCCAGAGGACGAGGAGAAATTCACTCAGGTCACGTACTCTTACTATGAGCAGTTGAACGGCTACCAGCATCTCAAATCACTGGGCATCGGCTATCACTTCTACACGGGGCGTTACCTCGATGCATTGCATGAGGTGTTGGACACCTCGAAAAAGACCATCGTCCATATTCCGAACGTGAACTCGGTTGAATCCACCAAGGATAAGCTGTCTGAGGTTGATTACATTCTGGATGCCATCGGTGACGTGATCGAGAAGGACATGAAGACCGGCATCATCACGGTCAAGGATGATACTGGCCGGATACTTAAAGTGGCGGATCTGGTGGATGACGGTCCTCTGCGGGTCGAGGTGCAGAACTACCTGCGCAATGTGTCCAAGGCCGACGATATGGACATCATCATTGCGTTGGGTATGGCCAAAGAGGGCTTCGACTGGCCCTGGTGCGAGCATGTGCTGACCATTGGCTATCGATCTTCCCTGACCGAGATTATCCAGATCATCGGCCGAGCCACCCGTGACTGTGAGGGTAAATCCCACGCTCAGTTCACCAATCTGATCGCCCAACCGGATGCCGAGGACGATGACGTGAAAGTGTCAGTCAACAACATGCTGAAGGCGATTACCGTTTCTCTTCTGATGGAACAGGTATTGGCTCCTGCGGTGATTTTTAAGCCTCGCTCGCGCATCCTCCCAGGCGAAGAGGTTAAGCCAGGTACTGTGGTGATTGAAGATACAACAGCGCCGGTATCCGACAAGGTAATCAAAGCTTTGGAGAACATGGACAATATCAAGGCAGCCATCCTCCAGAAGCCTGAAGTGGTTGCACCGGCTGTGACGGGAGATGCTGATCCAGAAGTCATGGAAGCGGTTGAGATCCCAAAAGTGGTCGAAAAACTGTACCCTGATATGGATGCCCAGGAACTACAGACCGTCTCCGAAGCTGTCCATGCGTCCATGGCGGTCCAGTCCACCGGTGGTCTGTTTGATGAATCGGAGCTGCCCGAGGGGGCAGAAATCATAGTGCCCTCAGGCGTGGAAGATGAGGCTCCAGCCTATAAGTCCGACACAAAAGCTGCACCGGAACCCGGTCAGAAGTCGCCTAACCGTAAGTTTGTCCTGATTGGCAACAAGTTCGTCAACATCGAATACCTAAATGTCGATCTGATCCGGCAAATCAACCCCTTCCAGGGCGCCTACGAAATCCTCTCGAAAGCGGTCACGCCGTCTGTATTGAAGACCATTCAGGACACGGTGGTGGGGATGCGCTCCCAAATATCTGAAGAGGAAGCTGTGATCCTCTGGCCGCGTATCAACGAGTTCAGAAAGGACAAGGGTCGCGAGCCTTCTGTCACAGCCAGCGATCCGTATGAGCGCCGGCTGGCCGATGCACTGGCCTACATCAAGCGTAAAGCGCAGGAACGCAAAGCTGCCCGGGCACAGACCGCATAAGGAGATGCAGGATGCCACCCATCCATCATGATAGAAAAAAGGGCGTAGCGCGCCCTTCACTGGATGATATTTTCAATGGCCCGGATGAGTTCGGGCTTCTGAATGTTCAGGCAAAGCGATCCAGCGGTGGAAACCCGCTGGAAGTGGCCAAATTTGAAGAGATCAATACATTCATGGATCAGCATGGTAGAGCCCCTGAAAGTACAGGCAAGCTGTCAGAAAAGCTCTTGGCCAGGCGCTTAAAGGGCTACTTGGACAACCATGATCTGCATTCCACTCTGAAGCCTTATGATCGTCATGGCTTGCTTCCGGCGCCAACGTCGTTTGTAGACGAGGTTGATGCTTCTGATTTCGAACTGGACGAACAAACCCAGCCGGACAGTGAAGTGGAACAGGTTTCATCGGATGTGGTGGCAGATGCCGAGGATGTTACCTCCCTGGATGATATTTTTGCCAGTGAGGCATTTGCGGAGATCGATCAGGGGGAGCCTGCCCTCTTTGATTCTATCCATGTCCCGTTCAGTTCGGACCGAGAAGCGCCTGATGAGATAGCTCAGCGTCGTGTCTGCCAGGATTTCTATGCGTTTGAGCCGACCTTTCGTGACCTGCATGAGAAGCTCAAATCAGGTGACGCAAAGACAGTACGGTTCCAACAAGCCTCACAGGTACAGCCAGGCGATGCTTTCATACTGGAAGGCGTCGTATGCCTGATCGATGAGGTTGGTGAGTATCGAGAAGATAACCAGGGGCGATACGACCCTAGGCTGCGCGTGATTTTTGAGAACGGAACGGAGTCCAACCATCTTCTGCAATCATTAGCCAAGCGACTTTACCAGGATGAGACGGGACGCCGGATCATCCGTGAGGCCGACTCAGTGGTTGATGCTTTCAACAACGTATCCCATAAGGACAAGCGGGTCGGGCAGATCTACTTCGTCACCACCAGGAGCGAAAACCCTGATCTGAAGGCGATTCCGAACCTGGTTAAGATTGGTTATACCGAGCTTACGGTCGAAGAGCGGACGAAAAATGCTGAGCGGGACACTGCTTTCCTGGAAGCACCGGTCAAGATCCTTGCTTCGATGGAGTGCTACAACCTGAACCCCAACAAGTTCGAAAGCCTGATTCATGGGTTTCTGTATGCACAGCGGTTGAAGGTGGCGTTGATCGGGAAAGACGGGAAAGCCTATCACCCGAAAGAGTGGTTTTCCGTTCCTTTGGATACAGCAAGGGAAGTCGTTAAACGGATCATTGATGGCAGCATCGTCCATTACCGGATGGACAACACCACTGGACGGTTGGTGAAGAAAAGGATTGGTTCGATCTGCATCCCGAACCGCGCTTAAGAGCTGGTGGGATCAAGAGATTATTATTCTTAAACACTCAAAATTTCATCCGCCTGGAGAATTCGCGGTTCCTCCCGGCCTTCGGCGAAGGGTTTTCCTTAGCCTCTGTTGGTTGGCCGCTCCTCGCGCTTTCACTTCGGGCGCTCCCCATCCTAGGTTCCGTGAACAAGCGCAGACTACCGCCGATTCGTGGCGAAAAACAAGTAATATTGGCCCGCGCGCCCGATGCACCGTTTCACTTCACACGCTCGCTAGGAGGTCATTAAACATCTATCATTAATTCCAATGAAATATGCAAAATAGGAGCCGGCCATGAAAAAAATTCAAGGCATTTATAGTGCCCCGCAACAGCACTGGGTAGGCGACGGATTTCCTGTCCGTTCATTGTTTTCCTACCGCAATCAGGGAGAGCAATTGAGTCCATTTCTGCTCCTTGACTATGCTGGCCCCATGGAATTCGATCCGGCGAAGCGCCCGCGGGGCGTGGGCGAGCATCCTCACCGGGGCTTTGAGACCGTCACCATCGTCTACCAGGGTGAGGTCGCCCACCGTGACTCCACGGGAGCCGGCGGCAAGATAGGACCCGGTGATGTGCAGTGGATGACCGCCGCCTCCGGCATACTCCACGACGAATTCCACTCGCCCGAGTTCACGGGCGCCGGTGGTACCTTGGAAATGGTCCAGTTGTGGGTGAATTTGCCAGCCAAGGACAAAATGTCGCCACCAAAGTACCAGACTCTGTTGGACAAGGACATTCCGGCGGTAGAACTCCCGGAGGAGGGAGGCCAGGTGCGGGTGATCGCCGGTGAATACAGGGGCCACCGGGGTCCGGCGGCTACCTTTACGCCCATGAATGTATGGGACGTGCGGCTGAATCCCGGCCACTCCGTTGACTTCGCCACGCCGGAAGGGCACACCCTGGCGCTGGTTGTCTTGCACGGCAATGTGCGGGTCAACGCCAGTGAGACCGTCCGTGAGGCGCAGTGGGTATTGCTGGAGCGAGCAAATCGTACCGTTTCCCTGGAGGCGAGCACCGAGGCCACATTGCTGCTGCTGAGCGGTGAGCCCATCAACGAACCGCTGGTAGGCCACGGACCCTTCGTGATGAACAGTGAGGCCGAAATTCAACAGGCGATGGAAGATTTCAAGCGTGGCCGTTTTGGCCGTCTAGCGTCAGTGGCGGCTGTTTGAGCGAGCGCTTGCGCTATCCTCTTACTTATATAAATTGAAAGGAGATCATCATGGGATTATTGGTAGACGGGCAATGGCAGGATCAGTGGTACGACACTAAAAGCACCGGCGGCCGTTTCCAGCGCTCCGAGAGCCAATTCCGCAACTGGGTGACCGCCGATGGCGCGCCTGGACCCAGCGGTACGGGTGGTTTCGAAGCCCAATCCGGGCGCTACCATCTGTATGGATCTTATGCCTGCCCCTGGGTACACCGGACCCTGGTCATGCGTGCCTGGAAAGGGCTAGAGGAGCACATTGGCCTGTCCGTGGTGCATCCGCTGATGCTGGAGAACGGTTGGGAGCTGCGGGAAGATTTCGATGGCGCTACCGGCGATACGCTCTACGGGCTGGATAAACTCTATGAGCTCTATTTGAAGGCGGACAATCGCTACAGCGGCCGGGTAACCGTGCCCGTGCTGTGGGACAAGCAGCAGGAGACCATCGTCAGCAATGAGTCGGCGGATATTATCCGCATGCTCAACCGCGCCTTCGATGATCGCGGCGCCAGGCCAGGGGACTACTACCCCGAGGATCTGCGCGAGTCCATCGAAGCGATCAACGAGACCGTTTATGACAACATCAATAATGGGGTGTACAAGGCCGGTTTCG
This sequence is a window from Nitrosococcus oceani ATCC 19707. Protein-coding genes within it:
- a CDS encoding GIY-YIG nuclease family protein, producing the protein MPPIHHDRKKGVARPSLDDIFNGPDEFGLLNVQAKRSSGGNPLEVAKFEEINTFMDQHGRAPESTGKLSEKLLARRLKGYLDNHDLHSTLKPYDRHGLLPAPTSFVDEVDASDFELDEQTQPDSEVEQVSSDVVADAEDVTSLDDIFASEAFAEIDQGEPALFDSIHVPFSSDREAPDEIAQRRVCQDFYAFEPTFRDLHEKLKSGDAKTVRFQQASQVQPGDAFILEGVVCLIDEVGEYREDNQGRYDPRLRVIFENGTESNHLLQSLAKRLYQDETGRRIIREADSVVDAFNNVSHKDKRVGQIYFVTTRSENPDLKAIPNLVKIGYTELTVEERTKNAERDTAFLEAPVKILASMECYNLNPNKFESLIHGFLYAQRLKVALIGKDGKAYHPKEWFSVPLDTAREVVKRIIDGSIVHYRMDNTTGRLVKKRIGSICIPNRA
- a CDS encoding glutathione S-transferase family protein — encoded protein: MGLLVDGQWQDQWYDTKSTGGRFQRSESQFRNWVTADGAPGPSGTGGFEAQSGRYHLYGSYACPWVHRTLVMRAWKGLEEHIGLSVVHPLMLENGWELREDFDGATGDTLYGLDKLYELYLKADNRYSGRVTVPVLWDKQQETIVSNESADIIRMLNRAFDDRGARPGDYYPEDLRESIEAINETVYDNINNGVYKAGFATSQEAYDEAVTVLFDTLESLEQRLGESRYLVGNTLTEADLRLWTTLLRFDPVYVTHFKCDRKRIRDYPNLDGLLREIYQLPGVAETVHMDHIRNHYFRSHPTVNPNGIVSIGPELDLSAPHGRDRLGERIVRGA
- a CDS encoding thermonuclease family protein is translated as MNKLILLFFLLPLAASADYTGRVVGISDGHTLKLLAAGNLQVKVRLAEIDTPEKRQPYSNRARQALSSLAFGKQARVVVENVDRCGRTVGHVFVDGVNINREMVRQGAAWVYMAYLRDKSLFGVEQEARAAKRGLWVLPEAQQLPPWEWR
- a CDS encoding class I SAM-dependent DNA methyltransferase is translated as MAISQARIIESLEQACSNLNPDEFIFSFLDAYGFPKSTITRLRKGGDSRNVAEGDDIGLKKKLYFRAVSKGADLDAEVESLKASEVIARNDIRFVIVTDFESLAAFDLKAEERLETTMDELDKQYAFFLPLAGYEKAVMYSEHPADVKASEKMGQLFDLIRERNDLSKPEDIHALNVFLTRLLFCFYAEDTGIFEQGQMTSAIQSCTQEDGSGVDQFFTDLFTVLNLEPDAPERKDMPAHFQAFPYVNGGLLRDDEPIPEFGRKARRILLDCGSLNWSAINPDIFGSMFQAVIDEEQRGNLGQHYTSVSNIMKVIQPLFLDKLYAELEKSRKRDRKLKELLIRLQNLRVFDPACGSGNFLIIAYKELRKLEMEVIDALNAISDQAEMYYSGIRLSQFYGIEIDDFAHEVATLSLWLAEHQMNMAFKAKFGYAEAALPLRDSGDIVCGNALRLDWEEVCPPADGSGNPREIYICGNPPFLGTTERSKEQSADMKHVFSSFKSIGYLDIVAAWFWKGANFIKGRRAKCALVSTNSISQGDQTSLLWPPIFELGVSIDFCYQTFTWSNNAKNKAAVHVVIIGLKNNEDTSTVPRIFETSREKTTVLKVDNISPYLVPGPNLAVYPRTKPIGPVSKMIFGNKPTDGGHLYVTLEERDEFIEKYPHYAHWIRKVLGSKEFINGGERWCFWLAHIPLEDVMNVPEMVSRVEKIRDLRIKAGHPAALKGAERPHTFLQLAQPLKGNYLLVPRVSSERRSYVPMGFYGVDTISSDANQMVPNATPYEFGILTSEMHNDWMRTVAGRLKSDYRYSATLVYNTFPWPEVTDEQRKHIEELAEEILLIREDYPDKSLADLYDPDKMPAPLREAHKSLDRAVEKLYRDKPFRDAPERLEHLFARYEKLIAEEKAKAPAKKKATRSK
- a CDS encoding DEAD/DEAH box helicase encodes the protein MADLLTVQYKQTGRSSNLNAMGMREMQARAYEARDAQYLLLKAPPASGKSRALMFLGLDKLHNQGLKKVIVAVPEMSIGASFKDTHLTSSGFFTDWAVQPSYNLCVPGGETQKVKAFVRFMSDPDANVLVCTHATLRFAYQELKPADFNDALLAIDEFHHTSADGENRLGGLIDGVMAGSNAHIVAMTGSYFRGDAVPILLPEDEEKFTQVTYSYYEQLNGYQHLKSLGIGYHFYTGRYLDALHEVLDTSKKTIVHIPNVNSVESTKDKLSEVDYILDAIGDVIEKDMKTGIITVKDDTGRILKVADLVDDGPLRVEVQNYLRNVSKADDMDIIIALGMAKEGFDWPWCEHVLTIGYRSSLTEIIQIIGRATRDCEGKSHAQFTNLIAQPDAEDDDVKVSVNNMLKAITVSLLMEQVLAPAVIFKPRSRILPGEEVKPGTVVIEDTTAPVSDKVIKALENMDNIKAAILQKPEVVAPAVTGDADPEVMEAVEIPKVVEKLYPDMDAQELQTVSEAVHASMAVQSTGGLFDESELPEGAEIIVPSGVEDEAPAYKSDTKAAPEPGQKSPNRKFVLIGNKFVNIEYLNVDLIRQINPFQGAYEILSKAVTPSVLKTIQDTVVGMRSQISEEEAVILWPRINEFRKDKGREPSVTASDPYERRLADALAYIKRKAQERKAARAQTA
- a CDS encoding pirin family protein — encoded protein: MKKIQGIYSAPQQHWVGDGFPVRSLFSYRNQGEQLSPFLLLDYAGPMEFDPAKRPRGVGEHPHRGFETVTIVYQGEVAHRDSTGAGGKIGPGDVQWMTAASGILHDEFHSPEFTGAGGTLEMVQLWVNLPAKDKMSPPKYQTLLDKDIPAVELPEEGGQVRVIAGEYRGHRGPAATFTPMNVWDVRLNPGHSVDFATPEGHTLALVVLHGNVRVNASETVREAQWVLLERANRTVSLEASTEATLLLLSGEPINEPLVGHGPFVMNSEAEIQQAMEDFKRGRFGRLASVAAV